The sequence below is a genomic window from Haematobia irritans isolate KBUSLIRL chromosome 3, ASM5000362v1, whole genome shotgun sequence.
agaaataaaatgttgacaaaattttctatagaaataaaattttccaaagatttctatagaaattaaatatcgacaaaattttctatagaaataaaagttttctatagaaattaaatgttgacaaaattttctatagaaataaaattttcacaaaattttctatagaaataaacatttgacaaaattttctatatttaggaatacaattttaacaaaatttctatagaaataaaaatttgacaaatatttctataaaaataaaattttgacaaatatttctttagaaataaaattttttccaaaatgtctatagaaataaaattttaacaaaatattctatagaaataaaattttgacaaaatattctatagaaataaaattttgacaaaattttctataaaaataaaattttgacaaaattttatatgaaaataaaattttgataaagtatacaaaaaaattttgaaaaaaattctgtagaaataaaattttgacaaaattttctatagaaataaaatttcgacaacattttttatagaaaacaaaattttatgatttttatctcataatctcggctgtaggtctataacttaaactcgaaattgttggtttctagttttttattttccgatatttcggttgacttcgtcagaccgttttcaaggattttatcCGATGTCTTGTTTTCTGGTAGAAAACCAGACAGCCAAGTAACAAGACATCGgataaaatccttgaaaacggtctgacgaagtcaaccgaaatatcggaaaataaaaaactagaaaccaacaatttcgagtttaatttatagacctacagccgagattatgagataaaaatcataaaaattaaaataaaagatcaacaatatcaacaaaaaagaaaacaaattttaacaaaattttctataaaaataaaattttgccaaaattttcaatggaactaaaattttaacaaaatttccaataaagtcaatatcattaaaaaaaataattttcatttcaggTCATACTATCAGAGTGCATTGTGGGTAAGTTATCACTTTTTGTAAAAGTACTAACTTGATAAACATATTTAAAACTTCGACACCCAAATAAATTGTCGCTATTTTACTAGGAGTgatcataaaataatatataaatttctaaaataaaataataaaacatatcattcgaagaagcaaaattttttgagaataacaaaaatatgatcAAATCACcacaaattaagtttttttgtatttttcatgttagcctgatactgagacaggcgattaacgtccaaatgcccagccagatctatactaaaggctgtggaaaaattcattcgcccgaactaaaacatgtacagtctaggcgtgtatagatttgtatttgGCGTTTTATTTTCAATGGTTCTATTGATCAAATTCCTTGATCTACTTTGTCTGTAAAGCTCGAAgaattaattgtaaaaattaagatattttttatttattgttgttgtttttttattgcaccttaaaaccatacattgactaaattacaagtgttttagtaaaattttattttttatttagtaaaattttcttcaaattttggtagattatttttggctcgagcggcaaccgTGCGTGGATTAAATGAGACCTTAACTTTTTGGCCAGACCGATCCGTTTCTCTGCAGAATTAGAATTTGCGATAAAATATTGGCTAGTATTattcaaaaaaatctttacgtagagataaaagtcgaaaaacattaagaaaaactttatttttttaagtatttccttaattttttaacgaaatcCAAAATACTGAAATGGCATTACATCTGAAGAACTAATGCGAATGGATGCTTAGAAAGATAACTCCCCCTCAATTTCAAGCTCTTGTAAAATCCATTGCTTCtaagccaattttgcaccacttcgctatccaaaaagaacattttcgttgCTTTTTTGACtacgtttttttgctgggttgttaggAAACACGTTAAGAAAGGATgagaatattatttttctaaatCATTGTTtggaagtaaaaatgttttatttgtgtttaaatatttagtttttttgggggggggatattatttatatactgataatattatttttcaaatataaacttttatatctttcaaatacattttttttaaatttttgttttatttttttcgcttTATGAACATCTAAATCCATTGGCCATTATCATTGGATTTTAGGGATTCCCTTTTAAAGTTTCTGATTTCTTGCAAAAGTTGTTTCTGAAATGGTGTCAACTGTTGATACATAGATGATTTAGATTTAGAATTCAGTTGGTTAGCGGAAGTCATACCATTTCCATACGAGTTCAAGTGATTGGTATTATGGCCAGAATTATCTTGGTGATTGATTGTGGATTTTTCTATCATTTTGTGTAGGGGTTCATTAATTTGAGGAGTCTCCAAATTATTATTGACATTGTTAATATTGATTACAATAATGGACGAAGAACCGGGTAGATTTAAATGCATAGATGAATTGGAGGGATTTTCTTCGTCCAAGTCCGTAATAGCTGGGGTTTGCAGAGTGGCGGAGTTTAAAGCTTTTGTTGAGGCTGCTTCCAAAAGAATTTTAATGGCTTCTTGTATATCTTTCTCCGATTTAATATTGGGATTTGAATTGCGAGGTGCTGGTGAAGAGGTTGAATTACCTATGGCTAACTGTAAGTCTTTCTGGGCTTTAGTATTTCTGGAGGGTTTGGGAGGAGCTGTTTTCGAATACTCTGCTGACTCTTCCTCAATAACCTTATCCAAATTGCCTAGTGATGCCTTTCTTCCAATATTAGTGGATAATTGACTACAATCTTGGTCCTCTACATAAACCGGCTCTGCTTTGTATATTCCATCAAAGGAATCCAATTTTTCTGATAACTTCCTGGAATCTAGTCCCTCTGCATAGACTGGCTTTGCCTTGAATATGCCATTAATTTGCACATCTTCAGCTTCTTTTATAAGCAAAGGACTACTCTGAGAACTGTTGATAGTTTTTCGATTTAATGGCAAGGGCTTTATACTTAAAGCCTTTTGTTTCTCTTGTTCCTCCTTGGCCAAGAGTTTATCCAGACCATTGGGTCTTAAACCATTAATGGCAATTGGTGATTTTGGTGTACTGGGATATTTAAGTCCACTATTGAAGCTACGCCAACGTATAAAAGGATTTTCTCCACTAGGTGTTTGAGGAGATCCAAGATCTTTGCCATTATTCCCATTTGCCACAACTTTCTGGGGAGATCCGCGATCTTTGCCATTATTCacatttgccacaattttcagcGGTTCGCTTTGTATGGGCGTTGGTTTGGCAAATTTCCTGGGCAATGTTCCACCATCAATATGTGATATTATCTGTGTTGGCGGCTTGAGAACGTCTTCAATGCGGGGACGTGAGGTAATGCCAGGTGTTACATTTTTCTTCGAATCCATATTCTTTCCGCGaagtatattttaattttgttcttaaaatttcattaatatttttttctttctacatGACACTTT
It includes:
- the LOC142229608 gene encoding uncharacterized protein LOC142229608, whose amino-acid sequence is MDSKKNVTPGITSRPRIEDVLKPPTQIISHIDGGTLPRKFAKPTPIQSEPLKIVANVNNGKDRGSPQKVVANGNNGKDLGSPQTPSGENPFIRWRSFNSGLKYPSTPKSPIAINGLRPNGLDKLLAKEEQEKQKALSIKPLPLNRKTINSSQSSPLLIKEAEDVQINGIFKAKPVYAEGLDSRKLSEKLDSFDGIYKAEPVYVEDQDCSQLSTNIGRKASLGNLDKVIEEESAEYSKTAPPKPSRNTKAQKDLQLAIGNSTSSPAPRNSNPNIKSEKDIQEAIKILLEAASTKALNSATLQTPAITDLDEENPSNSSMHLNLPGSSSIIVININNVNNNLETPQINEPLHKMIEKSTINHQDNSGHNTNHLNSYGNVDTISETTFARNQKL